The DNA region TGATAGATGCAAGAAGCAAAAGATTGCCTACGAAACACTACAGGCTCTTGCAATAGAGCCCAAAATGCTGTCATTCCCGCATGTTTTAAGCGGGAAGTTTTGTTTTATAACAAAAAATCATATCTGTATGTCCCCGAATGCATCTATCGGGGATAGAAGATTTCGGGGACATACAGACTTTCGCAAGAACCTCACTAAATAAACTTAACATAATATACATTATCAGACGTTACATAAATTAAATCTATTAGATTTTACCACGAAGGCCAGTGACAAAAAAATGTTAAAATTTAATTTAATATTAACAGGTTTTTGTCACTTTTTTAAAAATTACATCCCCAAATTAACAGATGAATTCTTTATTATTCCTCTTAGTTAAATGTCATAACTATATGATTTATCGGTCTATTACGACATTTTAAAGTTGTCAAACAACTCTAATCATCCTTTAATAATATATATGGTACTATCTTTGCATTAACTATAAATAATCGGTTAATTAAGAAAGGGGAAACAACAAATGCATTGTCCCAAATGTGGCGGGTTCATGACAAACGAAAGGCTTACAGATTACTCTCTGGTATTCTACGCATGGCGTTGTATCAATTGTGGCACAATTGTTGACAACACCATATTACAAAACAAGAAGTCACCAACTTTTATGAATGGCTTGTTTAATTCGATGAAGATTTAAGTAATTAAGAATATAAGGTTTATCCCATCCGCTTGGCCAAAATACTCACCCTTGTCTTTATCACCACTTGATTTTCTATTTTATATATCATAAAGTTCCTATATTTTACTGAAAGGTAAAATATGTATGTTAAGGATTATTGGCGGTAAATTAAAGGGTAAGTTGCTCAATGTCCCCAACGGGAACAGAATACGTCCTACATCAGATAAAGTAAGAGAATCCTTATTTAATATTTTAGATACTGATATAATTACAGGCTCACGCTTCCTTGATTTATTTGCCGGAAGCGGTGCAGTGGGTATTGAGGCATTAAGCAGAGGCGCTCAATTTGTCACGTTTGTAGAATCAGATATAAAACATATTAAAATACTCAGAGAAAATCTGAATACCTGTAATTTATTTCAGCAATCAGAGGTTATATCAAGTGACATATACAAATTAATCGAATCTCTTTCATTTAAAGAACGGCCATTTGATGTCGTCTTTGCAGACCCGCCATACAATATCTCTAATATAGATATTCTCTTGCAGAAAATTACCACAAATGTTAATATTCCTGATTACGGTGTTTTGGTAATTGAACATTCTTCCAGAATATTATTAGCAGGAACTATGAAAGAGTTTAATAAATACCGTGACTATAAATATGGAGACACTACTTTAACTGTTTATAGAAAAGTGTTTGGAAAGTTAGAGATTTAATGACAGTAACAGCAATATATCCAGGTACATTTGACCCTATTACAAATGGTCATATAGATATTATTATCAGGAGTCTGAAGTCTTTTGATCATATTATAGTCGGCATAGGACCTAACCCAAAAAAGACCACGTTGTTTTCACTTGAAGAAAGAATTTCAATGGTAAAAGAATGTTTAGGCTCTACTCCAAATGTCAGTGTTAAAACCTTTGATGGACTTCTGGTTGATTTTGCCAAAAAGCAGAATGCAACTGTAATTATAAGAGGACTAAGGGCTATATCCGATTTTGAATACGAATTCCAGATGGCACTCATGAATAGAAAGCTTGATTCTGATATAGAAACAGTGTTCTTGATGCCGAGTGAAGAATATTCATATCTTACATCAAGCATTATAAAGGTTGTTGCCAGTTTTGGAGGAGATATATCCTCATTAGTTCCAAGTGTTGCAAATGATATGTTAAAGTTAAAGTTCAAGAAATAAGGAGTGAAAATAATGTCTCTTGCTAAACGTGTTTCAATGATTAAGCCCTCCCCTACCCTTTCATTAGAGGCAAAGGCAAAGGCTATGAAGAAAGATGGTATTGATGTTATAAGTTTCAGCGCCGGTGAACCTGATTTTGATACACCGGATGGGGTTAAAGAATCTGCCATTTTATCAATAAAAGAGGGTTTTACAAAATATACGCCTTCTTCAGGTATTGAGGAATTAAGGCAGGCTGTTGCCGACAAACTTTCAAAAGAGCATGGCCTCATATATAAATCAAAGGATATCCTTATTTCCTGCGGTGCAAAGCACAGTCTTTATAACATCGCAATGGCCCTGTTTGAAGAAGGTGATGAAGTAATAATTCCGGCGCCTTACTGGGTTACCTATCCTGAGCAGGTTTTATTGAGCGGTGCAAAACCGGTGATTGTTGATACACTTGAGGAAGATGAATTCTTACTTAAACCTGAAGTGCTTGAGTCTGCGGTAACTTCAAGAACTAAGGCTTTGATACTCAATACACCCTCTAATCCGGTTGGATCGGCTTATGACCTTCCTCATTTGGAAAAGATTGCCGAGATTGCAGTCAGAAATAACTTTTATGTTATTTCTGATGAAATTTATAACGAAATTGTTTATGATGGCTTTAAGCAGGTAAGTATTGCTTCCTTAAATAAGAATATCTTTGACCTAACAATAATAGTAAATGGAGTCTCCAAGTCTTATGCCATGACAGGCTGGCGAATAGGGTATGCGGCAGGTCCAACATATATCATAGAGGCCATGGGGAACTTGCAAAGCCAAAGCACATCAAACCCTGCTTCGATTTCCCAGAAGGCTGCTGTTGAGGCGATCAGCGGCAGGTCTGCGGACTTTGTTAAAATGATGGTTGAAAGATTTGACCGCCGCCGTCATTACATTTTTGACAGATTAATGAAGATAGAAGGTATTACATGCATAATGCCTAAAGGTTCTTTTTATGTTTTTCCTGATGTAAAAGGAATTCTTGGAAAAAGATTTGGGGATATTTTGATAGATTCAACAGTCAAGTTATCAGAATATTTGTTAAATGAGGCAAGGGTTGCCGCTGTTCCCGGTGAGGCATTCGGTGCCCCTGGTTATATGAGGCTTTCTTTTGCATCGTCTATGGAAAACATTGAAAAAGGTATGGACAGGATAGAAACAGCATTAAAGAATCTGAAATAATCCATATCAACTTTAACAATAAAATTAAAAAGGAGGTGTTTTAACCAGTGCCCATCTATGAATACAAATGCGATGAATGCGGACATATATTTGAAGCAATCCAGAAGGTCAGTGACCCGCCGATTACCAAGTGCCCAAAGTGTTCCGGTGCAACAAACAAAATAATTTCAGCGGCCGGACTCCAGTTTAAAGGAAGCGGTTGGTATATTACTGACTACTCAAATAAAGGGAAAGCCAAAGACGAGAAATAGTGCTAACGTTTAACAAAAATCTGTAGGCTTATTTAAAATCCCTTTTTTGAAATATTATACCGGCCAGTAAAAGCAGGCAGGCAATATAAAGCAATCCATATATAGTAACAAAAGTAATATAAGAAAGAGGGATATGTAATCCATAAACTACACGGCCCTTTATATTGAAATTGTCGAGATTAGGAAGAAGGTAATATATAAAATTTGTCACTGTTTTAGTAGGAATATTTGCGGCCTTATCACCTAAAAGTTTTATGTCCTCTGTAAGATGACCAACTACATAAGCGGCTAAAGTAAAGATTGCACTTA from Nitrospirota bacterium includes:
- the rsmD gene encoding 16S rRNA (guanine(966)-N(2))-methyltransferase RsmD — translated: MLRIIGGKLKGKLLNVPNGNRIRPTSDKVRESLFNILDTDIITGSRFLDLFAGSGAVGIEALSRGAQFVTFVESDIKHIKILRENLNTCNLFQQSEVISSDIYKLIESLSFKERPFDVVFADPPYNISNIDILLQKITTNVNIPDYGVLVIEHSSRILLAGTMKEFNKYRDYKYGDTTLTVYRKVFGKLEI
- the coaD gene encoding pantetheine-phosphate adenylyltransferase — encoded protein: MTVTAIYPGTFDPITNGHIDIIIRSLKSFDHIIVGIGPNPKKTTLFSLEERISMVKECLGSTPNVSVKTFDGLLVDFAKKQNATVIIRGLRAISDFEYEFQMALMNRKLDSDIETVFLMPSEEYSYLTSSIIKVVASFGGDISSLVPSVANDMLKLKFKK
- a CDS encoding pyridoxal phosphate-dependent aminotransferase, with translation MSLAKRVSMIKPSPTLSLEAKAKAMKKDGIDVISFSAGEPDFDTPDGVKESAILSIKEGFTKYTPSSGIEELRQAVADKLSKEHGLIYKSKDILISCGAKHSLYNIAMALFEEGDEVIIPAPYWVTYPEQVLLSGAKPVIVDTLEEDEFLLKPEVLESAVTSRTKALILNTPSNPVGSAYDLPHLEKIAEIAVRNNFYVISDEIYNEIVYDGFKQVSIASLNKNIFDLTIIVNGVSKSYAMTGWRIGYAAGPTYIIEAMGNLQSQSTSNPASISQKAAVEAISGRSADFVKMMVERFDRRRHYIFDRLMKIEGITCIMPKGSFYVFPDVKGILGKRFGDILIDSTVKLSEYLLNEARVAAVPGEAFGAPGYMRLSFASSMENIEKGMDRIETALKNLK
- a CDS encoding zinc ribbon domain-containing protein codes for the protein MPIYEYKCDECGHIFEAIQKVSDPPITKCPKCSGATNKIISAAGLQFKGSGWYITDYSNKGKAKDEK